Within Tenebrio molitor chromosome 3, icTenMoli1.1, whole genome shotgun sequence, the genomic segment TCAGCAACAAGTTGCAATTGCGTTTTTATATCCTTCTGTGCAATCGTGTctaaactaaaatttcaaactaTATTCAAATcgatttttctgtttttgattTACTTGAACTCCCAATACTTTGGAATATTCACGTTCAGCTCTTCATGTGCATTTGAATAAGTACTTCCTCTCACATTTCCCAACCAGACATCATATCCCTCGTCAGCTAGCCTAAATGCTGTTCAAAAAATAACTGAGATATAGCAATAAAAAACTTGGGTCAGTTAGTACCAAGCGATCTGTTGCCGATGTCAACCCAAGGACCAGAATTCGTGGCAATTCCGTGTTGTACGAACACGGGAGACTTTGttggtttttgatttttcgagGTGATTCTGAAAACGTTCAAGATGTATCCGTCGTCGGTAATTGCAGAGTGAGTCTCTTGATCGTAGTCGTGTCTTTCTGTCATCACCGgctagaaaaaatagcttcaCTGGAAATCTAAAGCATCACGAATTACCCACAACTGTAGACAAGACGTCAGGATTGTAATAACACTTAGAGCTAAAAGGGGCAAGATGGTACATGCCAAAACTGTGACAAGCATTGTTTTTGAAGTTTATACCGACTGCACAAAACGGCAAAAGAGCTAAAAGGAACAGTGTTGACCCCATCGCAATTAAAAACGCAACTAAGGACATTCTGACTTCAGTTTCTTTATATGTGTTGATAAGATAAGTTTTTAAATGTCAGATAATTATAAGAAACGGTGTATAATTGTAGCAAACCTTGAATAGGTTACTTAGCGagccttttttattttaaaagtttaTAATTATTGAGAATGTactatataccgggtgtagaattggtttacgagacataggattttacatgtaaaaataaagagtttcaattattggctcccctaacaattttatggcaaaatggttaaaatgaaagttagagagaattaaaattactctctaatttcaatcttagttttattctatcatcttgtggtactgaaagaaaggcaagaaaagagttaacacaaaaatactaaaaagtactactaggcatgaaattttatttctttctttaaatggtattatggaggatcttctttacgaaacttccaagcaacatttgcttcaggtttcccagaacgaccaatttcagccatagaaacaattcgaagaatttgagagaagtttgaacatttaatggaagatactttttcattcgtcctgtagtcctgtacgagttcatttgaagggcagatcaaaagaaaattaaataatagtaaaaccacccgacaaataattttagaagtaaaatttcattgctagtactgctttttagtatttttgtcttaactcctttcttgcttttctttcagtaccacaagatgttagaaaaaaacaaagagtgaaattagacagtacttttaattctctctaactttcattttaaccattttgccataaaattattaggggagccaataattggatctccttatttttacatgtaaaatcctatgtctcgtaaaccaattctacacccggtatgtatctaattattttttctttctgttttacgtaaaaataaattttgcagttttgaatttttagtgGATTTTTTCAAACGATATCATTTCATTtctaaaatgtaaacaaaaaatcattttaaaatttttgagagATGTTTTTGAGATATTTTTTGAGTAAATGAGATGAGGTATCTTTTGTTTTCTTAGCTTGATTGTACgcatatgtatacttgctatacacagtcgttttattggttgcctatctcTTGATAatctataattaattaattattaataattaatggaaaaatccattttaccacttattgtgggataattgttgcttacaattacagtaaaaGTCTGTAAAATTTACCGAAATTccaaagttgttttctagctTAGCAATTagcacatcgttgacgtttttttgacatttacgcgaaaaatgtaaaatatggcccttgtttgttttatgaattttctccattatcagataatgcATTTAAGACCCAAATTGTCTAcacccatgcattgaacgcttatttgcaaagaattccgctacgacatgaagGCTAATGTGCAACGACTACTccaatttgttttctttttgatcacattgtataaaatatatgtaccgagtgactatcaatgattgaaaattattttgttatgttggtaacacatttgaaatctttagttgccaacatcgttggcatgacacacgcaattctcaaaattgaaacaaacgtcaaaaaaatatatttttttttccaacgtcaatgtacttcgtgacttaacctaacctaaataaaaaagattgacagatgatgcacgagaagatttgcactaccaactgcatcagtgttgccaatcccaCTATTTTGCtccaatcatttatagtcactcggtatatgTCTCTTTTATAAGTACTCTTAAATAACAAAAGGACAATTTTTTCACAGCAATGTAGTCGACAACacaaagtttatttatttaattcatcAATTTGCACCAAGCTAAACAGATTAATAAACTTAATGattaataaatcaataaacaaaatccgtttattatttttgtaaacaaaaatttttggctGGGTATAAATAAAGTTCTGGGAAGCATTGAACTTTTTTTGCGCGATTAAAAGGatccaacaaaataaaatcgggAAAAAACGGAAACGTACACGGATTCTGAAATGTTGCCGTTCActtcttaaattattttgctGCGACAGAACAAAAACTGATATAAAATCCCGTGTGCACAAAGTTATGTTCATTGCAAATTTACATCGACTTTATAATTTAGCGAGCCTGGCTGGCTCTTCCTGAATTccaaataaactaggcaaaaacgGGAAGACCTATATTTCGTTTACTTTATGATACTTTTAGGTGAATATCTCGCAGTTGCACTCTGAACCATCCATCCTGCTCTTCTTTTTGTGTCGGGGTCATTTTTCCAGTTTCGCGACTCTTTACATGTAAGTGTTGTCATTGGTGTGAGAGATTCTCAAAATCCTTCCTCTCCACTTTGATCGGTGCCGGCAGACTTCCGTCTTAATTGTTTTTATCGCACGTGAATCTTTTCAAACTCGGCTTATctcgttttttattttctggtGTGAGAGAGGTTCCTTCGACGTTTTTCCCAGCTCGATCGCTCGTAATGCTTATGCAGGTGGTGCAAGCTGCAAAATGGACACTTATGCTCGAGCGATACGCCGGGATTTTACTACGGAGGAAGATGGCTTCATCATAGTCTTAGAGACGACCTAGATACGGAGGAGCACGTTGCACCGTTTCGTCTCGAATATGCAGGAATTTGCACAAGTGCACAAATGTTGCGAACGATTCGGGAATTCTGAGTTGTTTTATTTGGTTTAGTTTGACGTTTTCCACCGGtttaacaaaaacatttctttcaaGTGAATATACGAGTacgtaatatttaaaaaaaatgaaaagtttttaGTTGGTACCAAAATAATGAGGCTCATTCCCAATTGCTTCAATTGGCAGCACATTTAGGTTTAAATATAAGATATTTAAACatacataaaatgtttaatgatATGACATGACTTCTTATCACAtgatttcacttttaaaatattttttagtgtCTTGTTAAGATAGCAAAATAATAcaacaattataaatttaaatatgctACTATCAAAAATGCAACAGCAATAATGTATTCATATTTTTCACTAATAAAACTTACTCCTCCACAGcacaaatgatttattttaggAAGAAAACAAGCTGAAAATTTCCTTAAAAGACTCATCACATCGTTCGATTATTATTCATCAATGGTGGAAATATTTACCCATTGATGTAGAATATGTTTTTGTGAAAGCTTTTTTTGGGACTACCTCAATAGAAAGAATACATTTCCAGCCGCATTTTGGTGTAAAAGCTATGGTAATCTTTCATTGAGGAGTAAAAAAACATCTGgttgacaaattcaaacaaaaatagaaCAGTTCTTAGATTTGGCAGATTAATAGAATTACCTTGCAAGCCAAATTTaggttttcaaaataatatagATTTGTTTCATTTGTCTAAATTGATTATCGCGAAGtatatgttttgttttttgcatTTAACGATTAGGGATTGTCGCCAAGCTGATGTTCCCTACAGTAGTTTAAAAAAGCgtttttattcattattcGTTCCTTGGGGTTCTCGTAGTCGGGGAGGCTCCGCCAGTATCAATTGCACTAAAGTAGCTGTGATCCGGCGCAGAGCACAAGATACATCCACGCCAGTTTAAAAcaacttaaaaaataattggcgAAATACTCGTATAACAACTTGCAAGTTagtttaattaacaaaatcgATCTAATCTCATCGGTAAAAgcgctctacattttttttccaaactaaTTACTTTGGCTAAGTTAGTTtaactattaaaataaatgagtccATAAAATGCATAACTGAAAGGAGATTtagtaaacgaaaaaaaatctaaactgCCTTGCTTCACATTAATGAGAATTTCAACGTGCTCTATCGATATATTTTCAAAGTGCACATGAAAATGGGAAATAATTGCGTCGTTCCTGATGGAAAAGTGTACGGTGCGTATTGCTGTGttggcaatttttttccagATCCAGATTTGTACCAGTTTTAATATATACAACAATGCATGTGAAAATTACAATGAATACTTCGTACGATTCTGGAGCACACGTTGTTATTATAATCCCGACGTTTTATCGGACACAGTGAGTACATGAATAACTAGAGCgagagattatttttcaatttttaaccaGAAACTtgctttgttattttttaattgtacatcgtacagttttaattATGTAGAGAACAAAGTAAGCAAGAGCGGATTAAATATTCAGCAAAAAATTCAAGGATAGTATTGGGTTTCGAGTAATAAATCTAATACATTCTAAATGATTCTGAAGAgatgataaattattatttttacataacatgttaacataaaaaatgttggtgaaaaaataaagagtaaattatattataattaggagtagaagtgaccctttttgtgctaagcccagagattgaagaccgagacgaagttgaggtcgacaactgggcgaagcataAAAAGACCTACTCTGAGTAATacatactattttattttcaaacgggtcacaaaaaaatgacaattttcaaacttacaattttaaaattttaaggcaccagtaattcctagttccttgttgcaatattattagtaGGTACTTGAAGGTTCAATAATATTCAGTAATagcgataatttaattattacatatttcgtgTTATTCATTGATAAATGAATCGTGTGAACCGCTTCAAATGACCCTACACTTGACTAGGTCGAGCCATTTGTGGAtatttcaactcctaggacttgaagtgtttcaagtcggttacaaaaaaaaagccacagaaattttaaacttatattcatttaatatttttttaatattatgtaTAGCTGTATTTTAGCCCACCATTATCAGCAGACATGGATATTCCCTTGAAAGTTATTCATTGACCACTGAAGATGGTTACATTTTAACCCTCTTCAGAATCCCTCCACAAACTAGCAAATCTCACAAACAACCCGTATTCCTAATGCACGGTATATTACAAAATAATGGTATATGGGTGAATACTGGAAATAGATCACTAGGTAAATTACCATTTTTGTAaagcacataaattaaaaaacttgcAGCTTTTAACCTTGCTGATCGCGGTTACGACGTCTGGTTAGGAAGCATCAGAGGAAGCGATTTCTCAAAAACTCACAGACGCTACCAAACATCGAGTAAAGAATTCTgggattttaagtaattttgtACTGATCCATATTCTACCAGATCCACTTCATCACTTGCTAATTCCAGTCTGGACACTTTGGCGTATTTCGATGTAGGCGAGCAGCTTAAATTTGTTGCGAGGGTGACAGGAAAATGGGGCTCTATCATATACATAGGGTACTCGATGGGTTCAACATTAGCATTTTTGTATGGGTCTGGCTATCCCATAGAAGCCAACTCCTTACTCTCTGGAATTATTGCACTGGCGCCTGTTTTGTACTTCAAGGACGTCCCTGTGGTGGATCAACTTGTAGAAATATCTGGTCCTCTAGAGGTAACCGGTGCAAACACTTTTTGATCAAATTTAAGCATTATACTTTTAAGAGAGAACTCATAAGGCTTCATGCCCATGGTTTATTTTACCAAAGCTCTGTCAACAAGATTGCAGTCAGTTTGTGTGCAAATGCCCCACTTGCgtgcaaaaaaattctggaagCTTTTGCCGGACCTTTGACGGATCACTTTCGTCCGGTTAGTTTTCATCTATCAAACTGTCAAGTGATATTATAAAGGGTCTTTCAGGATGAACTTTTGCTATTTTTCAGTCACACCCCTTCTGGAACGTCTGTCCAAGTCCTGAAACACTACAAACAGTTTGCTCAAACAGGTAAGGTGAGAAGATACGATTATGGAAAAATTgacaatatcaaaaattatggATTGAGTGAACCTAGGGGTTATGACTTGAGATATATTAAAGTGcctgtttatttattctaTGGAAGCAATGATGCTATGGTTTCTCAAGAGGTGGGGAGTTGTgtcttgaatttttaaat encodes:
- the LOC138126955 gene encoding lipase member N-like → MEKCTVRIAVLAIFFQIQICTSFNIYNNACENYNEYFVRFWSTRCYYNPDVLSDTPTIISRHGYSLESYSLTTEDGYILTLFRIPPQTSKSHKQPVFLMHGILQNNGIWVNTGNRSLAFNLADRGYDVWLGSIRGSDFSKTHRRYQTSSKEFWDFNLDTLAYFDVGEQLKFVARVTGKWGSIIYIGYSMGSTLAFLYGSGYPIEANSLLSGIIALAPVLYFKDVPVVDQLVEISGPLERELIRLHAHGLFYQSSVNKIAVSLCANAPLACKKILEAFAGPLTDHFRPDELLLFFSHTPSGTSVQVLKHYKQFAQTGKVRRYDYGKIDNIKNYGLSEPRGYDLRYIKVPVYLFYGSNDAMVSQEAVEKLLKELGSFRKRIFYVPRDNEKSPFNHLDFIMAKDVKKDLYDQIFRIMREQLSEVDIV